A genomic segment from Comamonas terrigena NBRC 13299 encodes:
- the gltS gene encoding sodium/glutamate symporter — MTLPETLHIPAFQSFTLAILLFFVGQKLAAAWEPLRRYNIPEPVVGGFLCACVVGLAYGVLGLRIEFDLQVRDQLLLYFFAGIGLKSDLKTLKEGGKPLAILLVLASGFIVLQNVLGMGLAGLFGLDPRAGLMTGSIALTGGVATTLTWAPHFIDRLQIANAMELGMATNMVGLIAACSIGGPIAGWLMRRHAIRGSDARPLDVGVSNKQAAVTLDYYGVLRAWLWLNMALMIGGVLTPLFQEIGLQLPMFVGCLIGGIVLRNTAGRWMLGRKQHKLGQFHWQSMRQGLAMISDICLGLFLTMALMGLQLWVLQGSLGFVLTVLVLQVLMAIFFTAFVVFRAMGRDYEAVVICAGFGGITLGSTATAVANMTAVARSHGAAHRAFIVVPLVCGFFVDIINALVVQFMAR, encoded by the coding sequence GTGACCCTGCCCGAGACCTTGCACATTCCTGCCTTCCAGAGCTTCACGCTGGCCATCCTGCTGTTCTTTGTGGGGCAGAAGCTGGCGGCCGCCTGGGAGCCGCTGCGCCGCTACAACATCCCCGAGCCGGTGGTGGGTGGCTTTCTGTGCGCCTGCGTGGTGGGGCTGGCCTACGGGGTGCTGGGGCTGCGCATCGAGTTCGATCTGCAGGTGCGCGACCAGCTGCTGCTGTACTTCTTTGCCGGCATCGGTCTGAAGTCGGATCTGAAGACGCTCAAGGAAGGCGGCAAGCCGCTGGCCATTCTGCTGGTGCTGGCATCGGGCTTCATCGTGCTGCAGAACGTGCTGGGCATGGGGCTGGCCGGACTGTTCGGGCTGGACCCGCGCGCCGGGCTGATGACCGGCTCCATCGCGCTGACCGGTGGCGTGGCCACCACGCTGACCTGGGCTCCGCACTTCATTGACCGGCTGCAGATCGCCAATGCCATGGAACTGGGCATGGCCACCAATATGGTGGGACTGATTGCCGCCTGCAGCATTGGCGGCCCCATCGCCGGCTGGCTGATGCGCCGCCATGCCATCCGTGGCAGCGATGCCCGGCCACTGGATGTGGGCGTGTCCAACAAGCAGGCGGCGGTCACGCTGGACTACTACGGCGTGCTGCGCGCCTGGCTGTGGCTGAACATGGCGCTGATGATCGGCGGCGTGCTGACCCCGCTGTTCCAGGAAATCGGCCTGCAGCTGCCCATGTTCGTGGGCTGCCTGATCGGCGGCATCGTGCTGCGCAACACGGCCGGGCGCTGGATGCTGGGCCGCAAGCAGCACAAGCTGGGTCAGTTCCATTGGCAGAGCATGCGCCAGGGCCTGGCCATGATCTCGGACATCTGTCTGGGCCTGTTCCTGACCATGGCGCTGATGGGTCTGCAGCTGTGGGTGCTGCAGGGCTCCCTGGGCTTTGTGCTGACGGTGCTGGTGCTGCAGGTGCTGATGGCCATTTTCTTCACCGCCTTTGTGGTGTTCCGCGCCATGGGGCGCGACTACGAGGCGGTGGTGATCTGCGCGGGCTTTGGCGGCATCACGCTGGGCTCCACCGCCACGGCCGTGGCCAACATGACGGCCGTGGCCCGCAGCCATGGCGCGGCGCACCGGGCCTTCATCGTGGTGCCGCTGGTCTGCGGCTTCTTTGTGGACATCATCAACGCCCTGGTGGTGCAGTTCATGGCGCGCTGA
- a CDS encoding GNAT family N-acetyltransferase codes for MDSISIPDVGALGSSPLSSTPVPQNRSVASPALSVGWARHLDEVRAAQRLRHQIFAGELGAKLPTDQPHSLPGHDVDHFDDFCEHLLVRDQVTQKVVGTYRLLTPSQARRAGGLYSEGEFDCSALAPLRNDMVELGRSCVHQDYRSGAAILALWGALADFMQRNRLQSMVGCASLPLHHPGLTYGEGAARIWAQLPAKSHCQPQWQVRPLLALPLREAEIAAQPQPVVELPPLVHGYLRMGARVLGAPAWDPDFQTADLPIMLQIADLPARYRRMLGC; via the coding sequence ATGGACAGCATCAGCATTCCCGACGTGGGCGCACTGGGCAGCAGCCCGCTGTCGTCCACCCCTGTTCCCCAGAACCGCAGCGTCGCCAGCCCGGCGCTGAGTGTGGGCTGGGCTCGCCATCTGGACGAGGTGCGTGCCGCCCAGCGCCTGCGCCACCAGATCTTTGCCGGCGAACTGGGTGCCAAGCTGCCCACCGACCAGCCCCACAGCCTGCCGGGCCACGATGTGGACCATTTCGACGATTTCTGTGAACACCTGCTGGTGCGCGACCAGGTCACGCAGAAGGTGGTGGGCACCTACCGCCTGCTGACCCCCAGCCAGGCCCGCCGCGCCGGGGGGCTGTACTCCGAAGGCGAGTTCGACTGCAGCGCGCTGGCGCCCTTGCGCAACGACATGGTGGAACTGGGCCGCAGCTGCGTGCACCAGGACTACCGCAGCGGTGCCGCCATCCTGGCGCTCTGGGGCGCGCTGGCCGACTTCATGCAGCGCAACCGGCTGCAGTCCATGGTGGGCTGTGCCAGCCTGCCGTTGCACCACCCCGGGCTGACCTATGGCGAAGGCGCCGCGCGCATCTGGGCGCAGCTGCCGGCCAAAAGCCATTGCCAGCCGCAGTGGCAGGTGCGCCCGCTGCTGGCGCTACCCCTGCGCGAGGCCGAGATTGCGGCCCAGCCCCAGCCGGTGGTGGAGCTGCCGCCGCTGGTGCACGGCTATCTGCGCATGGGGGCACGGGTGCTGGGGGCTCCGGCGTGGGACCCCGATTTCCAGACCGCCGACCTGCCCATCATGCTGCAGATTGCCGATCTCCCTGCGCGCTACCGTCGCATGTTGGGCTGCTGA
- a CDS encoding CoA-binding protein, which translates to MITTASDTALRDLLQAAPTIVVVGLSPQADRPSHEVAAYLQQHGLRTIPVNPVVAAAGGQILGERVYASVTEAAAGLAAEGLEVDIVDCFRKSEAIGPIAQEAVAVGARCLWLQQGVVNAKAAALAAQAGLMVVQDACIKLEHRRLLGAAA; encoded by the coding sequence ATGATCACCACCGCATCCGACACCGCCCTGCGGGACCTGCTGCAGGCCGCCCCCACCATCGTCGTCGTGGGCCTGTCGCCCCAGGCCGATCGCCCCAGCCACGAGGTGGCCGCCTACCTGCAGCAGCACGGCCTGCGCACGATTCCCGTCAACCCCGTGGTCGCCGCCGCGGGCGGCCAGATTCTGGGCGAGCGTGTCTACGCCAGCGTCACGGAGGCCGCTGCCGGCCTGGCCGCCGAAGGCCTGGAAGTGGATATCGTGGATTGCTTCCGCAAGAGCGAGGCCATCGGCCCCATTGCCCAGGAAGCCGTGGCCGTGGGCGCGCGCTGCCTGTGGCTGCAGCAGGGCGTGGTCAACGCCAAAGCCGCAGCCCTGGCCGCGCAGGCCGGGCTGATGGTGGTGCAGGACGCCTGCATCAAGCTGGAACACCGCCGCCTGCTGGGTGCGGCAGCCTGA
- a CDS encoding protein-disulfide reductase DsbD family protein, with the protein MPVLSSTALLPRLRLTAFFALLSALALACLLLFSGSAQAQIQLKLGSAQAATAAPGASATVETPRVRAELVALAPEGIAPGQPLTLGLRIHHQPGWHTYWKNAGDSGLATQLTWQLPAGITAGDIAWPMPQQIRVGDLLNYGYEGTVLLPVPATVAAGFAPDAQGMVRIQLQASWLVCRVECIPEDGSFTLDLPAQGSVAMAAADFAAAARQAPQALQGEARFTVLPGGERLQLQVNGLPATAQGQTLAFYPESSDTFRHAAELGKDWTQAWKGATWTAELPLSEMRGDTPASLPVVLGLPTAGSDVAHAPPTQAWRMEAPVEGQWKAVQLATVSPALAAALEANRNAATPAAPAPTASASSLWLAVLGGLIGGLILNLMPCVFPVLAIKLLALAQPGTAPAARHTAGLAYGAGVVLSFLALGGLLLGLRAAGDQLGWGFQLQSPAVVALLAALFTLIGLNLAGLFELRMLLPSRWASAQARHPVVDAFLSGVLAVAIASPCTAPFMGASLGFAVGMPAVQALTVFAALGVGMALPFVIVGWVPALLRWLPRPGAWMDTFRRAMAFPMFATVVWLVWVLGQQSGIDGSAALLGLLLLLAALVWALTLQGRSRWALGALVLALTVWLLPTAGRLVVQPVEAATSASAGHSTALWQPWSAERVASLQAAGQPVFVDFTAAWCVTCQFNKKTTLSDTEVLADFAARQVQLLRADWTRRDPAITAELARLGRSGVPVYVLYAPGKAPQVLTELLSTTEVRQALAAL; encoded by the coding sequence ATGCCAGTTTTGTCCTCCACCGCCCTGCTCCCCCGCCTTCGTCTCACTGCTTTTTTTGCGCTCCTCAGCGCACTGGCATTGGCGTGTCTGCTCCTGTTTTCGGGCAGCGCACAGGCACAGATCCAGCTCAAGCTGGGATCGGCCCAGGCCGCCACGGCAGCGCCCGGCGCATCGGCGACGGTGGAAACCCCGCGCGTGCGGGCCGAACTGGTGGCGCTGGCGCCCGAGGGCATTGCCCCCGGTCAGCCCCTGACCCTGGGGCTGCGCATCCACCACCAACCGGGCTGGCACACCTACTGGAAGAACGCCGGCGATTCCGGCCTGGCCACCCAGCTGACCTGGCAACTGCCGGCCGGCATCACCGCCGGCGACATTGCCTGGCCCATGCCCCAGCAGATCCGCGTCGGCGATCTGCTGAACTACGGCTATGAAGGCACGGTGCTGCTGCCCGTGCCCGCCACCGTCGCGGCCGGCTTTGCGCCGGACGCCCAGGGCATGGTCCGCATCCAGCTGCAGGCCAGCTGGCTGGTATGCCGGGTGGAATGCATTCCCGAGGACGGCAGCTTCACGCTGGACCTTCCCGCACAGGGCAGCGTGGCCATGGCGGCCGCCGACTTTGCGGCAGCTGCCCGGCAGGCCCCCCAGGCCTTGCAAGGCGAGGCCCGCTTCACCGTGCTGCCCGGCGGCGAGCGCCTGCAACTGCAGGTGAACGGCCTGCCCGCCACCGCCCAGGGCCAGACCCTGGCCTTCTACCCGGAATCCAGCGACACCTTCCGCCATGCCGCCGAACTGGGCAAGGACTGGACCCAGGCCTGGAAGGGCGCCACCTGGACGGCCGAGCTGCCGCTGTCCGAGATGCGCGGCGACACCCCCGCCAGCCTGCCGGTGGTGCTCGGCCTGCCCACAGCGGGCAGCGATGTGGCCCATGCCCCGCCCACCCAGGCATGGCGCATGGAGGCACCGGTCGAAGGCCAGTGGAAAGCCGTGCAGCTGGCCACCGTCTCCCCGGCGCTGGCGGCGGCACTGGAGGCCAACCGCAACGCGGCCACGCCCGCGGCACCGGCCCCCACAGCCAGCGCGTCCAGTCTGTGGCTGGCCGTGCTGGGCGGCCTGATCGGCGGCCTGATCCTGAACCTGATGCCCTGCGTCTTCCCCGTGCTGGCCATCAAACTGCTGGCCCTGGCCCAACCTGGCACCGCCCCGGCCGCGCGCCATACCGCCGGCCTGGCCTATGGTGCGGGCGTGGTGCTGAGCTTTCTGGCCCTGGGCGGCCTGCTGCTGGGCCTGCGCGCGGCGGGGGACCAACTGGGCTGGGGTTTCCAGCTGCAGTCCCCGGCCGTGGTGGCCCTGCTGGCCGCGCTGTTCACGCTGATCGGCCTGAACCTGGCGGGCCTGTTCGAGCTGCGCATGCTGCTGCCCAGCCGCTGGGCCAGCGCCCAGGCCCGCCACCCGGTGGTGGATGCGTTCCTGTCGGGCGTGCTGGCCGTGGCCATCGCCTCTCCCTGCACCGCTCCCTTCATGGGGGCGTCGCTGGGCTTTGCCGTGGGCATGCCGGCCGTGCAGGCGCTGACGGTGTTTGCCGCCCTGGGCGTGGGTATGGCCCTGCCTTTTGTCATCGTAGGCTGGGTGCCTGCGCTGCTGCGCTGGCTGCCCCGCCCCGGCGCGTGGATGGACACCTTCCGCCGCGCCATGGCTTTTCCCATGTTCGCCACCGTGGTCTGGCTGGTCTGGGTGCTGGGCCAGCAAAGCGGTATCGACGGCAGCGCCGCGCTGCTGGGCCTGCTGCTGCTGCTGGCCGCCCTGGTGTGGGCGCTGACGCTGCAGGGCCGCAGCCGCTGGGCGCTGGGCGCCCTGGTGCTGGCCCTGACCGTGTGGCTGCTGCCCACGGCGGGCCGCCTGGTGGTGCAGCCGGTGGAGGCCGCCACATCGGCTTCCGCAGGCCACAGCACCGCACTGTGGCAGCCCTGGAGCGCCGAGCGGGTCGCCAGCCTGCAGGCCGCCGGCCAGCCAGTGTTTGTGGATTTCACCGCGGCCTGGTGCGTGACCTGCCAGTTCAACAAGAAAACCACGCTGTCCGACACGGAGGTGCTGGCCGACTTTGCCGCGCGCCAGGTGCAGCTGCTGCGTGCCGACTGGACACGGCGCGACCCGGCCATCACGGCCGAGCTGGCCCGCCTGGGCCGCAGCGGCGTGCCGGTCTATGTGCTCTACGCGCCGGGCAAGGCCCCGCAGGTGCTGACCGAGCTGCTGTCCACCACCGAAGTGCGACAGGCCCTGGCAGCGCTGTAA
- a CDS encoding MATE family efflux transporter, with translation MASTPHRAPIRDLTQGPIARTLVAFALPILAGNVLQSLNGSVNAVWVGKYLGEAALTATANANNILFLLIGLVFGVGMAATILVAQAMGAKNLAQARAVMGTSASFFGAVSVLIAVVGFPLSRLILQWIDTPEAALPLAESYLRIIFLAMPLLYLFAFVSAVLRGAGDTRTPFLFLLLVVVLDVLLNPLLIFGWGPVPRMGITGAATATLVANAISFVAMLLWLYRRRHPLWIGRSELHLFRPRPAIVRTLITKGLPMGAQIVLISLAMIMVMRLVNLHGVELSSAYGAALQLWTYVQMPAMAIGAACSSMAAQNVGARRWDRVDGTARAGVWANVGMTGLLIALIVLADRLVLGWFLPAGSAALEPARHLNHIAIGSFVFFGVTFVLSGVVRSTGAVIPPLVILGLALWGVRVPVAQWMQPWLGVDAIWWSFPISSLCAMLLSLAYYRWGHWRQAHMLPDGPATPQATPAEVGGQPPTPVCSLGGDEPEAHR, from the coding sequence ATGGCATCCACACCGCACCGCGCTCCCATCCGCGACCTGACCCAAGGCCCCATCGCCCGCACCCTGGTGGCGTTTGCGCTGCCGATTCTGGCGGGCAATGTGCTGCAGTCGCTCAACGGCTCGGTCAATGCCGTGTGGGTGGGCAAGTACCTGGGCGAAGCGGCGCTGACGGCCACGGCCAACGCCAACAACATCCTGTTTCTGCTGATCGGGCTGGTGTTTGGCGTGGGCATGGCGGCCACCATCCTGGTGGCCCAGGCCATGGGGGCCAAGAACCTGGCCCAGGCCCGGGCGGTGATGGGCACCAGCGCCAGCTTCTTTGGCGCGGTGTCGGTGCTGATCGCCGTGGTGGGCTTTCCGCTGTCGCGGCTGATCCTGCAGTGGATAGACACGCCCGAAGCCGCGCTGCCGCTGGCGGAGAGCTATCTGCGCATCATCTTCCTGGCGATGCCGCTGCTGTATCTGTTTGCCTTTGTCTCCGCCGTGCTGCGCGGCGCGGGCGACACGCGCACGCCTTTCCTGTTCCTGCTGCTGGTGGTGGTGCTGGATGTGCTGCTGAACCCGCTGCTGATCTTCGGCTGGGGTCCGGTGCCGCGCATGGGCATCACCGGCGCTGCCACGGCCACGCTGGTGGCCAATGCCATCAGCTTTGTGGCCATGCTGTTGTGGCTGTACCGCCGCCGCCACCCGCTGTGGATAGGCCGCAGCGAGCTGCACCTGTTCCGCCCCCGGCCCGCCATCGTGCGCACCCTCATCACCAAGGGGCTGCCGATGGGGGCGCAGATCGTGCTGATCTCCCTGGCCATGATCATGGTGATGCGCCTGGTCAATCTGCACGGGGTCGAGCTGTCGTCCGCCTACGGCGCCGCCTTGCAACTGTGGACCTATGTGCAGATGCCGGCCATGGCCATCGGGGCGGCCTGTTCGTCCATGGCGGCACAGAACGTGGGCGCGCGCCGCTGGGACCGGGTGGACGGCACGGCCCGCGCCGGTGTCTGGGCCAATGTGGGCATGACCGGTCTGCTGATTGCACTGATCGTGCTGGCCGACCGGCTGGTGCTGGGCTGGTTTCTGCCGGCCGGCAGCGCGGCGCTGGAGCCGGCGCGCCACCTGAACCACATCGCCATCGGCTCCTTTGTGTTCTTTGGCGTGACGTTTGTGCTGTCGGGCGTGGTGCGCTCCACCGGTGCGGTGATTCCGCCCCTGGTCATTCTGGGCCTGGCGCTGTGGGGCGTGCGCGTCCCCGTGGCGCAGTGGATGCAGCCCTGGCTGGGGGTGGACGCCATCTGGTGGAGCTTTCCCATCAGCTCGCTGTGCGCCATGCTGCTGAGCCTGGCCTACTACCGCTGGGGCCATTGGCGCCAGGCACATATGCTGCCCGACGGGCCGGCCACGCCCCAGGCCACACCGGCCGAGGTGGGCGGCCAGCCGCCCACCCCGGTGTGCAGCCTGGGCGGGGATGAGCCCGAGGCCCATCGCTGA
- a CDS encoding creatininase family protein — protein sequence MASRTSPPQTAAPDSSAMPRWPARHWAQVSARDFALAQTNGLAAATVAVLPVGAVEQHGPHLPLSVDSTLVDGMVAAALPHLPADTPVLVLPTQQIGLSLEHESYAGTLGLSPATLLALWTEIGACVARAGVKKLLIFNAHGGNVSSMDIVARQLRMQCGLLVYHSSWFNLPLQGSDQAFSVHEHRFGVHGGEMETSMLLHLAPERVRMEHAQNFSSTSAQRAQHYPILGNGKSAKLGWAMQDYNPCGAAGNAAAADAARGKALVEAVGVSLAALLEEIHRLPASTVGAEPTPLG from the coding sequence ATGGCCTCCCGCACTTCCCCCCCCCAGACTGCCGCCCCCGATTCTTCCGCCATGCCGCGCTGGCCCGCCCGCCACTGGGCCCAGGTGTCGGCGCGCGACTTTGCGCTGGCGCAGACCAACGGTCTGGCGGCCGCCACCGTGGCCGTGCTGCCCGTGGGCGCGGTGGAGCAGCATGGCCCGCACCTGCCGCTGTCGGTGGACAGCACCCTGGTGGACGGCATGGTGGCCGCGGCACTGCCGCACCTGCCGGCCGACACCCCGGTGCTGGTGCTGCCCACGCAGCAGATCGGCCTGAGCCTGGAGCACGAAAGCTATGCCGGCACCCTGGGCCTGTCGCCTGCCACGCTGCTGGCGCTGTGGACCGAGATCGGTGCCTGCGTGGCCCGTGCCGGCGTCAAAAAGCTGCTGATCTTCAATGCCCATGGCGGCAATGTCAGCAGCATGGACATCGTCGCGCGCCAGCTGCGCATGCAGTGCGGCCTGCTGGTCTACCACAGCAGCTGGTTCAACCTGCCGCTGCAGGGCAGCGACCAGGCGTTCAGCGTCCATGAGCACCGCTTTGGCGTGCACGGCGGCGAAATGGAGACGTCCATGCTGCTGCACCTGGCGCCCGAGCGGGTGCGCATGGAGCATGCACAGAACTTCAGCTCCACCTCCGCGCAGCGCGCGCAGCACTACCCCATTCTGGGCAACGGCAAAAGCGCCAAGCTGGGCTGGGCCATGCAGGACTACAACCCCTGTGGGGCCGCCGGCAATGCGGCGGCGGCCGATGCCGCGCGAGGCAAGGCACTGGTGGAGGCGGTGGGCGTCAGCCTGGCGGCGCTGCTGGAGGAGATACACCGGCTGCCTGCGAGCACCGTGGGGGCGGAGCCTACGCCGCTGGGGTGA
- a CDS encoding alkaline phosphatase D family protein → MTLPLFSRQPPTRRQLLQATGLGSALGLLPAWARSAPAGGIAHPDHDPFTLGVASGDPQPDNVLLWTRLTPPAHWLGQADAPQLSALTVRWELAHDPGFRRIAASGQAQALPEWGHAVHVQVNGLAAGRSYFYRFMQGNATSTTGRCCTAPAPGATVQRLRLAFASCQRWEHGHYAAWRSVVQDQPDLVLFLGDYIYEYAQPAKTEGLARPQPLPTARTLQDYRDRYALHKSDPLLQAAHAQCNWSVIWDDHEVENDYAADQGLGEATAFLARRMAAWQAFYENMPLRAGALQRSMQGLQLYRSLHWGSLARFHLLDGRQYRSPQACRTPGKADSGSVHADRCPELFAPARSFLGREQEAWLGRQLQADSRHRAEAARWSVVAQTTLFTARRRPSGAQSTDSWDGYPAARQRLTRQIADAAPHNSVLLGGDIHQNYVCAVPTLADRPLDKDNPVLASEFCGTSISSRSGTTQDKVDALRAHNPQVLLARCEERGYSLVDITPQTLRTQLRAVADPLSADSPVYTLAQFVVESGKAGPVAA, encoded by the coding sequence ATGACCCTGCCTCTCTTTTCTCGCCAGCCGCCCACCCGCCGCCAGCTGCTGCAGGCCACCGGCCTGGGCAGCGCACTGGGGCTGCTGCCCGCCTGGGCCCGCAGTGCCCCTGCCGGCGGAATCGCCCACCCCGACCACGACCCGTTCACCCTGGGCGTGGCCAGTGGCGACCCGCAGCCCGATAACGTGCTGCTCTGGACCCGGCTGACGCCGCCCGCCCACTGGCTGGGCCAGGCGGATGCGCCGCAGTTGTCGGCGCTGACGGTGCGCTGGGAGCTGGCCCACGACCCGGGTTTTCGTCGCATCGCCGCCAGCGGCCAGGCCCAGGCACTGCCGGAATGGGGCCATGCCGTGCATGTGCAGGTCAACGGGCTGGCAGCGGGGCGCAGCTACTTCTACCGCTTCATGCAGGGCAATGCCACCAGCACCACCGGCCGCTGCTGCACCGCGCCAGCACCCGGTGCGACGGTGCAGCGGCTGCGCCTGGCCTTTGCCTCCTGCCAGCGCTGGGAGCACGGCCACTACGCCGCCTGGCGTTCCGTAGTGCAGGACCAGCCGGACCTGGTGCTGTTTCTGGGCGACTACATCTACGAGTACGCCCAGCCCGCCAAGACCGAAGGCCTGGCCCGTCCCCAGCCGCTGCCCACGGCCCGCACCCTGCAGGACTACCGCGACCGCTATGCACTGCACAAAAGCGATCCGCTGCTGCAGGCCGCCCACGCCCAGTGCAACTGGAGCGTGATCTGGGACGACCACGAGGTGGAAAACGACTATGCGGCCGACCAGGGCCTGGGCGAGGCCACCGCCTTTCTGGCCCGGCGCATGGCCGCCTGGCAGGCGTTCTATGAAAACATGCCACTGCGCGCCGGGGCACTGCAGCGCAGCATGCAGGGGCTGCAGCTGTACCGCAGTCTGCACTGGGGATCGCTGGCCCGGTTCCATCTGCTGGATGGCCGCCAGTACCGCAGCCCGCAAGCCTGCCGCACACCGGGCAAGGCCGACAGCGGCAGCGTGCACGCGGACCGCTGCCCGGAGCTGTTCGCCCCCGCCCGCAGCTTTCTGGGCCGGGAGCAGGAAGCCTGGCTGGGCCGCCAGTTGCAGGCCGACAGCCGCCACCGCGCGGAAGCCGCCCGGTGGAGCGTGGTCGCCCAGACCACCTTGTTCACCGCCCGCCGCAGGCCCAGCGGCGCCCAGTCCACCGACAGCTGGGACGGCTACCCGGCAGCCCGCCAGCGCCTGACCCGGCAGATCGCCGACGCCGCCCCGCACAACAGCGTGCTGCTGGGCGGTGACATCCACCAGAACTATGTCTGCGCCGTCCCCACCCTGGCCGACCGCCCGCTGGACAAGGACAACCCCGTACTGGCCAGCGAGTTCTGCGGCACCTCCATCAGCTCGCGCAGCGGCACCACCCAGGACAAGGTGGACGCCCTGCGCGCCCACAACCCCCAGGTGCTGCTGGCCCGCTGTGAAGAACGCGGCTACAGCCTGGTGGACATCACCCCCCAGACCCTGCGCACCCAATTGCGCGCCGTGGCCGACCCGCTGAGCGCCGACAGCCCGGTCTACACCCTGGCGCAGTTTGTGGTGGAGAGTGGGAAGGCAGGGCCTGTGGCGGCGTGA
- a CDS encoding histidine phosphatase family protein, whose protein sequence is MGTLYLVRHGQASFGADDYDQLSPRGMEQAECLGQYWQERGQPFDAVFTGTLRRHAQTLEGIARQLPGLPAAEALPALNEYDSHALIRCIHPEPLGKADTPERYRHHFRLLCDALAQWMSGVITPAGMPSWDDFSAGIRSTLERIRQQHAGGNVLVVSSGGPISAAVAQVLGTTPEASIALNMRIRNSAVTEFSISPKRMMLQTFNTLNHLDTPQTRDWATFA, encoded by the coding sequence ATGGGAACCCTCTACCTTGTACGCCACGGCCAGGCATCTTTCGGGGCCGACGACTATGACCAGCTCAGCCCCCGGGGCATGGAGCAGGCCGAGTGCCTGGGCCAGTACTGGCAGGAGCGCGGTCAGCCGTTCGACGCCGTGTTCACCGGCACGCTACGCCGCCACGCCCAGACGCTGGAAGGCATCGCCCGGCAGCTGCCGGGCCTGCCCGCCGCCGAGGCACTGCCGGCCCTCAACGAATACGACAGCCACGCGCTGATCCGCTGCATCCACCCCGAACCGCTGGGCAAGGCCGACACCCCCGAGCGCTACCGCCACCATTTCCGCCTGCTATGCGATGCACTGGCCCAGTGGATGAGCGGTGTCATCACCCCTGCCGGCATGCCCAGCTGGGACGACTTCTCCGCCGGCATCCGCAGCACGCTGGAGCGCATCCGCCAGCAGCACGCGGGCGGCAATGTGCTGGTGGTCAGCAGCGGCGGCCCCATTTCCGCCGCCGTGGCCCAGGTCCTGGGCACCACGCCCGAAGCCAGCATTGCGCTGAACATGCGCATCCGCAACAGCGCGGTGACGGAGTTCAGCATCAGCCCCAAACGCATGATGCTGCAGACCTTCAACACGCTGAACCACCTGGATACGCCGCAGACCCGCGACTGGGCCACCTTCGCCTGA
- a CDS encoding PhzF family phenazine biosynthesis protein: MPASALRSRPLMTVDVFTAVPYLGNPVAVVLDAAGLSDAQMQQFACWTNLSETTFVLPPSAEAAAQGADYRLRIFTPEGELAFAGHPTLGSCHAWLAHGGQPHSSTHVLQECQQGLVQIARRDQRLAFCAPALQRQAVEPALLAQVTAALGLEPAQVLAAQQLYNGSPWMGMLLDDPDTLLALEPDWPRLAATGQKLGLAARYPQEDAGALIGRSSREARAFAGSRVGETAPAAASVQLEVRGLVSSLAMEDPVTGSLNAALAQWLTAEGWLQAPYTANQGVCVGRAGEIAITPDATGALWVGGHTVTCVHGQVLL; encoded by the coding sequence ATGCCAGCCTCCGCCCTGCGCTCCCGCCCCTTGATGACCGTCGATGTCTTCACCGCCGTCCCCTACCTGGGCAACCCGGTGGCCGTGGTGCTGGATGCCGCCGGCCTGTCTGACGCACAGATGCAGCAATTCGCCTGTTGGACCAATCTGTCCGAAACCACGTTTGTACTGCCGCCCAGTGCCGAAGCGGCGGCACAAGGGGCCGATTACCGCCTGCGCATCTTCACGCCCGAGGGTGAGCTGGCCTTCGCCGGCCACCCCACGCTGGGCAGCTGCCATGCCTGGCTGGCCCATGGCGGACAGCCGCACAGCAGCACCCATGTGCTGCAGGAATGCCAGCAGGGTCTGGTGCAGATTGCCCGGCGCGACCAGCGCCTGGCGTTCTGCGCCCCGGCACTCCAGCGCCAGGCGGTGGAACCCGCCCTGCTCGCCCAGGTCACGGCGGCACTGGGCCTGGAGCCCGCCCAGGTACTGGCCGCCCAGCAGCTGTACAACGGCAGTCCCTGGATGGGTATGTTGCTGGACGATCCCGACACATTGCTGGCCCTGGAGCCGGACTGGCCGCGCCTGGCCGCCACCGGCCAGAAGCTGGGACTGGCGGCACGCTACCCGCAGGAAGACGCCGGCGCCCTGATCGGTCGCTCCAGCCGCGAAGCGCGTGCCTTTGCCGGCAGCCGCGTGGGTGAAACTGCGCCAGCCGCCGCCAGCGTGCAGCTGGAAGTGCGCGGCCTGGTCTCCTCCCTGGCCATGGAAGACCCAGTCACCGGCAGCCTGAACGCAGCCCTGGCCCAATGGCTGACCGCCGAGGGCTGGCTGCAGGCACCCTATACTGCCAACCAGGGCGTGTGCGTGGGCCGTGCGGGCGAGATCGCCATCACCCCCGATGCCACCGGCGCTCTGTGGGTGGGCGGGCACACGGTCACCTGCGTGCACGGCCAGGTCCTGCTGTAA